The Mucilaginibacter rubeus genomic interval GTTTGATCATAACCATAGTAAAGGTTATTGCTGATCACGGTACGTTTATCTTCGGTAGATTTAGTATCGCGTTTGATGCCGAAACGGGTATTTGCAAACAGGTTATTGCGGATATCTGCACGAACATTGTTCTCCACCCATACCGAACCACCTTTAGCCGATGGCCTGCGCCAGCCGGTGTTCACCATGGTATTATTATAGCATATGATATAAGCCTGCGGATCACGGTCGCCAGAGTTTGATAGTTTCAGGGCATTGGTGTTAGCACTGTAAACAAGGTTAAAACCCACATCGGCCAAACATCCAGATTTAAAGTTCATGGCCTCGCCGCCGGTAACACCTGTGGTATAAAAAGTATTGTTGGCAAAAATAATCTTACCGCCTTCAATATAAGTACAATCTTCCTGGAAGTTGCGCACAGTTGAGTTCACTACAATGAGTTTACCGTTCACATTTGAAAACCACAGCGCAGGCAGGTTTTCGCCCGCGACAGCCTTATAAAGTCCCATCTTTACCGATGATGAACCGTCGGATGTTGTGTTGCCGCCGTATTCCAAAATAGTATGGTCAAGCACCAGTTCGGCGCAGGTTTTGGCCGCAAGAATCCCGCCCCACATCTTACCGAATTTCTTTGCATCAGTGCGGTACGCCGGGTTTACGGTGATCCTTACCGGGTTTTCGGCAGTGCCTAAAGAGTATAAGTTACCTTTTACTATAAACTCTGGTTTAGCAATAGTATCCATCAATACGGTTACACCCTCTTCAATAGTAAGTGATTTACCTTCGGGGATAATAATATCACCTTTGATGATCTGCGTACTGCCTTTTGCCCAAACACCTGATACCTCACCGCTTGCCGATCCATCAGCAGAGCTTGTATCAACATCAAGGTTAGCTTTTCTGCAACTGCTAAAGGCTATAGCCGATAGCAGCACCGCCGCGAATATTTGTTTTAGTTTCATTGTAATGCCTTTTATTTATGGTTGATAAATTATGTTAGAGTTTATAGCGAACACCTATCAAATACGTTTGCTTGTAGTAGTCACTACGGATCAAAGTTTGACCGTTTGCTACGATGTTATCATCTTTCAGTGTCGCGTTTTCAGGATTGGTACCTTTCAGGAACAACTTAGCCGGGCTGTTAAGCAGGTTGCCCGCTTTGATAAATACGCTCAGGTTGTTTTTGAAACGTTTTTCTGCCGATGCATCCATCTGGATAAAGCCACGTTGCCAAAGGTCGTTGTTCAGGAACTGCGATACGGTATTGATACGTGGGCCGGTATAAGATCCAGCAATTTGCGCATCCCAGCCTTTTTTGGTGTCTTTATACAAAAATGAAAGGTTAGCAATATGCTCCGACTGACCATATAGCGGCCTGGTTTGGTTTACCGAAATCTTGTGAGTATCGCCTGTAGTAGCATCAGTTACATAAGTATCTTTAGGC includes:
- a CDS encoding right-handed parallel beta-helix repeat-containing protein, giving the protein MKLKQIFAAVLLSAIAFSSCRKANLDVDTSSADGSASGEVSGVWAKGSTQIIKGDIIIPEGKSLTIEEGVTVLMDTIAKPEFIVKGNLYSLGTAENPVRITVNPAYRTDAKKFGKMWGGILAAKTCAELVLDHTILEYGGNTTSDGSSSVKMGLYKAVAGENLPALWFSNVNGKLIVVNSTVRNFQEDCTYIEGGKIIFANNTFYTTGVTGGEAMNFKSGCLADVGFNLVYSANTNALKLSNSGDRDPQAYIICYNNTMVNTGWRRPSAKGGSVWVENNVRADIRNNLFANTRFGIKRDTKSTEDKRTVISNNLYYGYDQTTVNQFQPSKDIIGGVNEVIGTKAGDNDPKFVNYPESTPVLNAVFDTNWDFHLQSGSPALNHGVTNFTRHHAAGITVNGITYVSPDPATYIGAFGTK